The Athalia rosae chromosome 7, iyAthRosa1.1, whole genome shotgun sequence genome window below encodes:
- the LOC105693213 gene encoding ectopic P granules protein 5 homolog isoform X2 has protein sequence MATMERHKSRQKRKKERNRVSNLHAIVPDAPTLEEFECLLGESPTNYPRVEGVENMESELHAAAHDTEIYERANDVPKSTDSDNEVILERRSVLSSQELPSSDTVDGLDGEPAVASAPQEEEVEEPVEKVNAPMADLQLLDVIPTAPIMDTIVHILPVESDFPSSELNENPMQSKEESKATEKETALGQQQKVKMVRNEIKPFTDAQLAALYNNKELALAETFVAEFVDTQLRGTAVRQQHRLYELLVSYLRIRNHSILNSQELNSLKANCKETQKQLWCLDKASITESGECQDGNPVSATHEYHIAHFNQQTLGALSRNLLSIRDLIHNTEALHCYEAEMLRLQIDNYIQRVCTLCKDFENLPQNAPVNLKQGPVSSRIMPQMYELRTCVGILFNFQRKVLKDARFITDTREWLSHLVAVLLRVATWQDHLFLLNHILRCPGGISSWASGFVQTPVRCNPGGHSTAALNDPHIEHIVTVIATIMLPIKERDKFLEKVQISLQDTGTTTTDTVWVMLDEEGEEDEDIINVGVNLCESDLIFILHQIPFEKLFKLILFINQEGDNYSQENNLVTEHHMLRIFAFSSILVRLLRQGLRTYDSPRYRQLAKRLSALIRDIVQYASDQWEAFDKSQIVDRSMLVRLQTEYDSFFLKASQCIFSSRRLGAWQYLAAIPYHVVSTSTLWHVFYMLHVMDTTTAIPPFSNMSESEWEAELNSSKLRKQFEEKLCEMPGDESYFLLTTFANMAMARLHDDYQFVRAATIDLFQVGFLSEKTQESCSKDARSLLSNLTSKYPSLLSDLLRKLKDNFVFIGKLSLYLFTELRIGKWVPSEDDFKILSTWLHQYPLCSTENHLARLILSHLNWGLDSKGNLCLGISIHRRVALLVVELTMKYIPDTPAQTASLLAEGVKQVSSMVRPQNNEHAFSLWSWEIVSRLRLHQLDRSDSTARYTISNPSAALAQIPDVDADSSLEILASGVREKQPIACYVAVLMTTWGHSIPLISLKGFRQLQILQCFYKYEQVLIALHHIIPFFLECPDAIMKNEKFSSLIISLIAADRTYMKMAKNLIVSDFPGPILKLFSNMIETHLENYQRYCLRSPQALVHLWLRVLALVPDWNRDQSVMYLMDMVIRAAYFHLDARAETETIFHNFYVNLACGKNSGSFGSFLSWATGSSTSPSLLGGTVQSVWLAHRVLTTEQEDRELKNDLWREVLRELAAQGKTSVDNALKKACATVKIQPFGASGLAIYRWSQQALDTPMDHPLLPLLWQNFFNLFLARVPTASSTSDKGGVGEKFFEGMINLSYFKKLKKRLHDTIEYFRVKGESDLDNGLPITDERRVFYLDAAKFYKTLSLWLEEPRLQESGLYLPALPPQYMSHKLTLLIQGDQAPWLEYIDYDSIRKCQLKAVADWQSCSLRSPENRLQKMNQILTTPLEPTDPMQRIFRRLGSYEQPVPPPPLSKNTAFLPHIPKESLHNPDGILHLLKPHLKAIQEYTQTHNLMLSEHTAIDCNFLELVPTLYRDVESRVTLHALCDPLPTGQKRSRSGTPPIVHCAGPAIIRIMVSEARVSDGVDHMISQNRAEYEQLLVRACQPPPVKVSQGCVFIDHLIMLLEHELNINRTSENSNVLNNVQETGVKLLYHLVDFYTEEAALCPPTKQLITTCVEKLGQLFISGEETQGQHLLETIMRRPELGGLLGPHFTPVAGGASTFLPMYQTVVNLATGPNADLCFVLLSKFDVGSWLNYRRPRLSERSTFIDLVSKALCNAGLNPEDDKLILHELFRNHLRLILLHEFPEHYGEILSMVLRGSESQSLSLDVWKDLLGALSGRSKSQGPIQPIKVRDEIRRYATEQRLLSRQEMHDTAVLLSKHFMKERLQYGLYGLYPKYRIYNEPLTTFLGMVGHALVVLTLHTDKGTLADQLCDQIWPVLGDMFAPWITPYWTRNLREPTAAWIQQLTDDRSVLLPWIITDGPYANRTIAMFVECIRFIIDTMPASSKILCFLWQFYVTNFAHASVKDHILNVIHGNFLSLPWERFSPGIGDIELMVKVVDQYLPDSHLFLGSVFTSINWQVWANEILAIQPLPVAARMHICLLNLLVKLSNEPNVRQNEKAVQIVVSAEKFAWHLVDAAAYDQVINWYVMSCDPRVILHLDTEQTYSIDGAINNLLKLAAAYDPNATHFHPTTLKKRQMYVRSSVKLLVNCTTRHKALLTSDPKAFTDALSKMLDDMESVIITTVSKPQQTAEAGLLVTELLHSINQNGPLVEQLRTSWASWLSNRTASSPTLMGILRVIGIAVASPSTLGELMEAALDAYFKHNDLATDEALPTWGWVLTVLQPVVPRQPPVEGALVTDGRVLALYALLLKRLPSCRNIKEEGMLLVNLIDWISAIKPTELVEEKLPLLWGKALELIYRQCQYSENTVIATRALKGLARSLLATADDVGQGWGILGAIGFRKGSQLSIGCKFLSRTLGVYCLAQLPESKSEQQLVRYTPHSPGVAPSRSSESDPLDVRPSADAIKAMQTLEALVTNKQYAELKGDIEQSIRMIRDSANSLHNAVAVTGILTAELYNRRYLHVLIE, from the exons ATGGCGACAATGGAAAGACATAAATCTCGACAG aagagaaaaaaggaacggaatCGCGTATCTAATTTGCATGCTATTGTTCCGGATGCCCCAACTCTGGAAGAATTTGAATGCCTTCTCGGGGAATCACCCACCAATTATCCTCGTGTCGAGGGAGTTGAAAATATGGAGAGCGAACTCCACGCCGCTGCCCACGATACAGAGATTTATGAAAGAGCTAATGATGTTCCAAAAAGTACAGACTCTGACAATGAAGTGATTTTGGAGAGGCGCAGTGTATTATCCTCTCAG GAACTTCCATCTTCCGATACCGTGGATGGACTTGACGGAGAGCCGGCAGTTGCTTCGGCACCCCAGGAAGAGGAAGTAGAAGAGCCAGTGGAAAAAGTAAATGCCCCTATGGCCGATCTTCAGCTCTTAGATGTCATCCCTACTGCTCCTATTATGGATACCATAGTCCACATACTGCCGGTTGAATCTGATTTTCCAAGCTCTGAACTAAATGAAAATCCGATGCAAAGCAAAGAAGAATCCAAAGCAACTGAAAAAGAGACTGCATTGGGACAACAACAGAAAGTCAAAATGGTGCGAAACGAGATCAAACCCTTTACTGATGCACAGCTAGCAGCACTTTATAATAACAAAGAATTGGCCCTGGCTGAAACATTTGTTGCTGAATTTGTCGATACCCAACTACGCGGGACTGCCGTTAGACAGCAACATCGTCTGTACGAACTTCTTGTCAGTTACCTCCGCATAAGAAACCATTCGATACTGAATTCCCAGGAGCTCAATAGCCTGAAAGCAAATTGCAAAGAAACTCAAAAACAGTTATGGTGTCTAGACAAAGCTTCAATCACAGAATCCGGTGAATGTCAAGATGGAAATCCAGTTAGCGCAACTCACGAATATCATATCGCTCATTTCAATCAACAGACACTCGGTGCTTTGTCTCGGAATCTATTGAGCATCAGAGATTTAATCCACAATACAGAAGCCCTGCATTGCTACGAGGCAGAAATGCTCAGGCTGCAAATCGACAATTACATCCAAAGGGTTTGCACCTTATGCAAAGACTTTGAAAACCTGCCCCAAAATGCGCCTGTCAACCTTAAGCAGGGCCCTGTATCCTCGCGTATCATGCCACAAATGTACGAACTCAGAACCTGTGTTGGAATACTATTCAACTTTCAACGAAAAGTCTTGAAGGACGCAAGATTTATTACTGACACAAGAGAATGGCTCTCCCATCTAGTGGCTGTTCTACTCAGAGTAGCCACATGGCAAGATCatctatttttattgaatCATATACTAAGATGCCCCGGGGGCATCTCTTCTTGGGCAAGCGGGTTCGTCCAGACCCCGGTACGATGCAACCCTGGTGGTCACAGCACCGCTGCTTTGAATGATCCACATATTGAACACATTGTAACTGTAATTGCTACTATCATGCTGCCAATCAAGGAACGAGATaagtttttggaaaaa GTCCAAATATCCCTGCAGGATACAGGAACAACTACTACTGATACGGTATGGGTGATGTTAGATGAGGAAGGAGAGGAAGATGAAGATATAATAAATGTCGGGGTAAACCTTTGCGAAAGCGACCTGATATTCATTCTACATCAGATTCCTTTTGAGAAGCTCttcaaattaatattatttataaaccaAGAGGGTGATAACTATAGCCAGGAGAACAATCTGGTGACGGAACACCATATGCTCCGGATCTTTGCCTTCTCATCTATACTGGTTAGACTCCTCAGGCAGGGTTTGAGGACTTACGATTCTCCGAGATACAGGCAACTTGCCAAGAGGTTAAGCGCACTTATTCGAGACATCGTACAGTATGCCAGCGATCAGTGGGAGGCATTTGATAAAAGTCAG ATAGTCGATCGATCAATGTTAGTCAGACTGCAAACGGAATACGATAGCTTTTTCCTAAAGGCAAGTCAGTGCATATTTTCATCTAGAAGATTGGGTGCATGGCAATATCTTGCAGCTATACCATATCACGTTGTTTCAACTTCGACATTGTGGCATGTTTTTTACATGCTGCATGTCATGGACACAACCACTGCCATCCCTCCGTTTTCTAATATGTCAGAAAGTG AATGGGAAGCTGAATTGAATTCATCAAAACTTAGGAagcaatttgaagaaaaactcTGTGAGATGCCAGGAGatgaatcatattttttgcTTACAACTTTTGCCAATATGGCCATGGCCCGGCTTCACGATGATTATCAGTTTGTGCGGGCAGCTActattgatttatttcaa GTTGGTTTTCTTAGCGAGAAGACTCAGGAATCATGTTCCAAAGATGCCCGATCCCTGCTGTCAAATTTAACGAGCAAGTatccttctcttctctctgaTCTTCTTAGAAAATTGAAGGACAATTTTGTCTTCATCGGAAAG TTGAGTTTATACTTATTCACGGAATTGCGTATTGGAAAATGGGTTCCTAGTGAAGATGATTTTAAGATTCTTTCCACTTGGTTGCATCAGTACCCGTTATGTTCTACAGAAAATCACCTTGCTCGTTTGATTCTTTCTCATCTGAATTGGGGCTTGGATAG CAAAGGCAACTTATGTCTTGGAATTAGCATTCATCGTCGAGTGGCACTTCTAGTGGTCGAACTCACAATGAAGTACATTCCAGATACACCAGCGCAAACTGCTTCGCTTCTAGCCGAAGGTGTTAAGCAA GTGTCTTCGATGGTGAGGCCTCAGAATAATGAACATGCTTTTTCATTATGGTCATGGGAAATAGTATCTAGATTACGATTGCACCAACTAGATCGATCGGATAGTACAGCGCGATATACAATATCAAATCCGAGTGCTGCATTGGCACAAATTCCAGATGTTGATGCAGATTCATCCTTGGAGATTCTTGCCTCTGGCGTCAGGGAAAAGCAGCCGATTGCCTGCTACGTTGCAGTTTTAATGACAACATGGGGTCATTCGATCCcattaatttctttgaaaggCTTTAGACAGCTCCAAATATTGCAGTGCTTCTACAAATACGAACAAGTCCTGATTGCTCTCCATCACataattccattttttctcgaatGCCCGGACGCCattatgaaaaacgaaaagttttcCAGCTTGATCATATCACTAATCGCTGCTGATAGAACATACATGAAAATGGCAAAGAACTTGATCGTATCAGACTTTCCTGGTCCGATACTCAAGCTATTTTCTAACATGATTGAAACACATTTGGAAAACTATCAAAG ATATTGTTTGCGGAGTCCGCAAGCACTGGTGCACCTCTGGTTGAGAGTTCTAGCATTGGTACCGGATTGGAACAGGGATCAAAGTGTCATGTACTTGATGGATATGGTCATCCGAGCTGCCTATTTTCATTTAGATGCTAGAGCGGAGACGGagacaatttttcataacttCTATGTA AATTTGGCGTGCGGAAAAAATTCTGGTTCGTTCGGCTCTTTTCTAAGCTGGGCTACGGGATCTTCAACTTCACCGAGTCTTCTTGGAGGAACCGTTCAATCGGTGTGGCTGGCTCACCGAGTTCTTACTACCGAACAAGAAGATAGAGAACTGAAAAATGACCTGTGGCGCGAAGTTCTGAGAGAACTGGCTGCACAAGGAAAAACATCCGTAGACAACGCGTTAAAG AAAGCTTGTGCCACCGTAAAAATCCAACCTTTTGGAGCGAGCGGATTGGCTATATATCGATGGTCACAACAGGCACTGGATACTCCGATGGATCATCCACTGCTACCACTGTTATGGCAAAACTTCTTTAACTTATTTCTGGCCAGGGTTCCTACAGCATCGAG TACTTCAGACAAAGGCGGCGTAGGTGAGAAGTTCTTCGAAGGTATGATAAACTTGAGttacttcaaaaaattgaagaaacgtCTTCACGACACCATCGAATACTTTCGAGTTAAGGGGGAAAGTGATTTGGATAATGGGCTGCCGATAACCGATGAGCGAAGAGTCTTCTACCTCGACGCTGCCAA GTTTTACAAAACACTGAGCTTATGGCTTGAAGAACCACGATTGCAAGAATCTGGATTATATCTCCCTGCGTTACCCCCACAGTACATGTCGCACAAGTTGACACTCTTGATTCAAGGTGATCAG GCACCTTGGCTGGAATATATCGATTACGATTCCATACGAAAATGTCAGTTGAAAGCTGTCGCGGATTGGCAATCCTGCAGCTTGAGATCCCCGGAAAATCgtttacaaaaaatgaatcagatTCTGACAACGCCTCTAGAGCCGACAGACCCGATGCAAAGAATATTTAGAAGATTGGGTTCGTACGAGCAGCCAGTGCCGCCGCCACCGTTGAGCAAAAATACTGCTTTTTTACCTCACATACCAAAAGAGAGCCTACATAACCCGGACGGCATTCTGCACTTGCTGAAACCGCATCTCAAGGCTATACAGGAATATACTCAAACGCATAATTTGATGCTTTCCGAACATACCGCTATAGACTGTAACTTTTTAGAACTAGTTCCAACACTCTACAGGGATGTTGAGAGTCGAGTGACACTTCATGCCCTCTGCGACCCTTTGCCGACAGGACAAAAACGTTCCAGGTCTGGGACGCCACCGATAGTGCACTGCGCTGGGCCTGCTATAATCAGAATAATG GTATCTGAAGCTCGAGTGAGCGACGGAGTAGACCACATGATTAGTCAAAACAGAGCTGAATATGAACAGTTATTGGTTCGAGCCTGTCAACCACCACCTGTTAAAGTATCCCAAGGCTGCGTCTTCATCGACCATCTGATCAT GCTTCTAGAACACGAACTAAACATAAATCGGActagtgaaaattcaaacgttTTAAACAACGTTCAGGAGACAGGAGTAAAGTTGTTGTATCATCTGGTCGATTTTTACACGGAAGAAGCTGCCTTGTGTCCGCCGACTAAACAACTAATTACAACATGTGTCGAAAAGTTAGGCCAG TTGTTTATCAGTGGGGAGGAAACCCAAGGACAACATTTATTGGAAACAATCATGCGCCGACCAGAATTGGGTGGCTTACTTGGACCACATTTTACACCCGTAGCTGGAGGCGCGTCAACTTTTTTACCAATGTATCAAACTGTTGTCAATTTGGCTACGGGTCCAAATGCCGACCTATGTTTCGTCCTACTTTCAAAG TTCGATGTGGGAAGTTGGCTGAATTATAGACGTCCGAGACTAAGCGAAAGATCAACATTCATCGATCTGGTGTCCAAAGCCCTATGCAATGCTGGGTTGAACCCAGAAGACGACAAACTTATATTACACGAG CTCTTTCGCAATCATCTTCGATTGATCCTTCTACACGAATTTCCTGAACATTATGGCGAAATATTGAGCATGGTGTTGAGGGGTAGCGAGTCCCAGAGTCTTTCTTTGGATGTTTGGAAAGATCTGTTAGGGGCTCTCAGTGGAAGATCTAAGTCGCAGGGTCCGATACAACCTATAAAAGTAAGGGATGAAATCAGGCGCTATGCTACAGAGCAGAGATTGCTGTCTCGTCAAGAG ATGCACGATACTGCTGTACTTTTGAGCAAACATTTCATGAAAGAAAGACTACAATATGGTCTTTATGGATTGTATCCCAAGTACAGAATCTACAACGAACCATTGACTACTTTTCTCGGTATGGTAGGACATGCCTTAGTCGTCTTGACCTTACACACCGATAAGGGGACACTGGCCGATCAAT TATGTGACCAGATATGGCCAGTCCTGGGAGATATGTTTGCACCATGGATCACACCATACTGGACGAGAAATTTGCGTGAACCTACAGCAGCTTGGATTCAGCAATTGACAGACGACAGATCAGTTCTTCTTCCCTGGATAATAACCGATGGACCTTATGCAAACAGAACCATAGCTATGTTTGTAGAATGCATCAGATTCATCATCGACACAATGCCAGCCTCCAgcaaaattctttgttttctaTGGCAATTTTATGTGACTAATTTCGCTCACGCATCGGTCAAAGATCACATCCTCAATGTTATTCATGGGAATTTTTTGTCCCTGCCTTGGGAACGGTTCAGTCCTGGTATAGGAGATATTGAATTGATGGTAAAAGTCGTTGATCAATATTTACCGGACAGTCATTTATTTTTGGGAAGCGTGTTCACCAGCATAAACTGGCAAGTATGGGCAAATGAAATATTGGCGATTCAACCGCTACCAGTCGCTGCAAGAATGCACATCTGTTTGTTAAACCTACTTGTCAAACTTTCTAATGAGCCTAACGTCCGCCAG AATGAAAAGGCTGTACAGATAGTCGTTTCAGCAGAGAAATTCGCGTGGCATCTCGTGGACGCGGCTGCTTACGACCAGGTTATAAACTGGTACGTGATGAGCTGTGATCCTCGGGTCATTCTCCATCTGGACACGGAGCAAACCTATTCCATTGACGGAGCCATAAATAA ttTACTGAAATTGGCTGCGGCATACGATCCTAATGCAACtcattttcatccaacgacATTGAAGAAAAGGCAAATGTACGTTAGGTCTTCAGTGAAATTATTAGTAAATTGTACAACTCGTCACAAGGCGCTTCTCACGAGTGATCCTAAAGCATTTACCGATGCTCTATCCAAAATGTTGGATGACATGGAGTCAGTAATCATAACCA CTGTATCGAAACCTCAACAAACTGCGGAAGCTGGTCTACTGGTAACTGAACTTTTACACTCTATTAATCAGAACGGACCCTTAGTGGAACAATTACGCACCAGTTGGGCATCCTGGCTTTCAAATAGAACCGCCAGCAGTCCTACGCTCATGGGCATTTTACGTGTCATAGGAATAGCTGTTGCGTCACCATCCACACTTGGAGAATTAATGGAAGCTGCTCTCGATGCATATTTCAAGCACAACG ATTTAGCCACCGACGAGGCTTTACCGACTTGGGGTTGGGTGTTGACCGTTTTACAGCCAGTAGTACCACGTCAGCCACCGGTAGAAGGAGCACTTGTAACGGACGGACGAGTTCTGGCTCTTTATGCACTGCTGCTCAAAAGATTACCCTCCTGCCGGAATATTAAAGAAGAAGGAATGTTACTTGTAAATTTAATCGATTGGATATCCGCCATTAAACCTAC AGAACTTGTAGAAGAGAAACTTCCGTTATTATGGGGCAAGGCATTAGAACTTATCTATAGACAATGTCAGTACAGTGAAAATACAGTAATTGCAACGAGGGCTTTGAAAGGTTTGGCTCGTTCGTTACTCGCCACTGCCGATGATGTGGGACAAGGATGGGGTATTTTGGGAGCGATCGGGTTCAGAAAAGGATCGCAGTTATCCATTGG GTGTAAGTTCCTCAGCAGAACACTCGGCGTGTACTGCTTGGCTCAATTACCGGAATCTAAATCGGAGCAACAGTTAGTGCGTTATACGCCTCACTCACCCGGAGTCGCACCTTCGAGATCCAGCGAATCGGATCCCCTGGATGTAAGGCCAAGTGCCGATGCCATAAAAGCTATGCAAACTTTGGAGGCCTTAGTTACAAATAAGCAATACGCCGAGCTCAAAGGTGACATCGAGCAGTCTATCCGAATGATCAGAGACTCTGCGAATTCGCTTCACAACGCTGTTGCGGTTACTGGAATCCTTACCGCGGAACTTTACAACAGAAGATATTTGCACGTTTTAATCGAATAG